A single Streptomyces sp. Edi2 DNA region contains:
- a CDS encoding carbonic anhydrase, whose translation MPIPASQPLPSSDGVTGTRAGDSVTDGLVEANRRYAEAFTDPGMDARPVQKVAVVACMDARLDLHKALGLELGDCHTIRNAGGVVTDDIIRSLTISQRALGTRSVVLIHHTGCGLLSLTEDFRHDLAAEVGQRPTWAVEAFKDLDEDVRQSMERVRTSPFLPHTDDVRGFVFDVTTGLLREIDPQR comes from the coding sequence GCACCCGTGCCGGTGACTCCGTCACGGACGGTCTCGTCGAGGCGAACCGGCGCTACGCCGAGGCCTTCACCGACCCCGGGATGGACGCCCGGCCCGTCCAAAAAGTCGCCGTCGTGGCCTGTATGGACGCCCGGCTCGACCTGCACAAGGCGCTCGGCCTCGAACTCGGCGACTGCCACACCATCCGCAATGCCGGCGGGGTGGTCACCGACGACATCATCCGGTCCCTGACCATCAGCCAGCGTGCCCTGGGCACCCGCTCGGTCGTCCTCATCCACCACACCGGTTGCGGTCTGCTCAGCCTGACCGAGGACTTCCGCCACGACCTGGCGGCCGAGGTCGGACAGCGTCCCACCTGGGCGGTCGAGGCGTTCAAGGACCTCGACGAGGACGTACGGCAGTCCATGGAGCGGGTGCGCACCTCGCCCTTCCTCCCGCACACCGACGATGTCCGCGGCTTTGTCTTCGACGTGACCACGGGACTGCTGCGGGAGATCGATCCGCAGCGCTGA
- a CDS encoding DUF58 domain-containing protein: MSEGGGEGTAEHSGLRAALGGLTTRGRSFLAAGLAAVACSYLLGQPDLLRVGLLLAALPLVCVLVLHRTRYRVAGNRTLSPARVPATAESRVRLRMENVSRLPTGVLMLQDRVPYVLGPRPRFVLDRVEPGGRREVSYRVRADLRGRYPLGPLQLRLSDPFGMCELTRSFSTVDTLTVVPRVEPLPPVRLAGEAAGYGDGRQRSLALAGEDDLIPRGYRHGDDLRRVHWRSTARHGELMVRREEQPQKARCTVLLDTRAVAHPGAGPDSAFEWAVAGAASAAAHLLERGFAVRLLTDTGTSVPGPDSAGGFAGGDGSADAVGLLLDTLAVVDHSEAEGLSAAYDAVRAGDEGVLIAFFGDLDEEQAAVAGRIRQRCGAAVAFVLDGDAWTRGPGGIRFAAGQVPVAERVRLLRRAGWTALPVTPGDALADLWRAAADRAGAEPQRPADASAPETVAGGRS; the protein is encoded by the coding sequence ATGTCCGAGGGGGGCGGCGAGGGGACGGCGGAGCACAGCGGACTGCGGGCGGCCCTCGGGGGGCTGACGACACGGGGCAGATCGTTCCTGGCAGCCGGGCTGGCTGCCGTGGCGTGCTCCTACCTCCTGGGGCAGCCGGATCTGCTGCGGGTCGGGCTGCTGCTCGCCGCCCTCCCGCTGGTGTGCGTCCTGGTGCTGCACCGCACCCGCTACCGGGTCGCGGGCAACCGTACGCTCTCCCCCGCCCGGGTGCCCGCGACCGCCGAGTCCCGGGTCCGGCTGCGGATGGAGAACGTCTCCCGGCTGCCGACGGGCGTGCTGATGCTCCAGGACCGGGTGCCCTACGTCCTCGGCCCCCGGCCGCGCTTCGTCCTGGACCGGGTCGAGCCCGGCGGCCGCCGCGAGGTCTCCTACCGCGTACGCGCCGACCTGCGCGGACGCTACCCGCTGGGGCCGCTGCAGCTGCGGCTCTCCGATCCGTTCGGGATGTGCGAGCTGACCCGCTCGTTCAGCACCGTCGACACCCTGACGGTGGTGCCGCGGGTCGAACCGCTGCCGCCGGTGCGGCTGGCCGGCGAGGCCGCCGGGTACGGCGACGGGCGCCAGCGCTCCCTGGCGCTGGCCGGTGAGGACGACCTCATTCCGCGCGGCTACCGGCACGGCGACGATCTGCGCCGGGTCCACTGGCGCTCCACCGCGCGCCACGGCGAGCTGATGGTCCGCAGGGAGGAGCAGCCGCAGAAGGCGCGCTGCACGGTCCTGCTCGACACCCGCGCCGTCGCCCACCCCGGGGCGGGTCCCGACTCGGCTTTCGAGTGGGCGGTGGCGGGCGCCGCTTCGGCCGCGGCACACCTCCTGGAGCGCGGCTTCGCGGTGCGGCTGCTGACCGACACCGGCACCTCGGTGCCCGGTCCCGACAGCGCCGGCGGCTTCGCGGGCGGGGACGGATCCGCCGACGCCGTGGGCCTGCTGCTGGACACCCTCGCGGTCGTGGACCACTCGGAGGCAGAGGGGCTGTCGGCGGCCTACGACGCCGTGCGCGCCGGAGACGAAGGCGTGCTGATCGCCTTCTTCGGCGATCTGGACGAGGAGCAGGCGGCGGTCGCCGGACGGATACGGCAGCGCTGCGGCGCGGCCGTCGCCTTCGTCCTGGACGGCGACGCCTGGACGCGGGGCCCCGGTGGGATCAGATTCGCCGCCGGCCAGGTGCCTGTGGCCGAACGGGTGCGGCTGCTGCGCCGGGCGGGCTGGACGGCACTGCCGGTGACTCCCGGCGACGCGCTCGCCGACCTGTGGCGCGCGGCCGCGGACCGTGCCGGGGCGGAGCCTCAGCGCCCGGCCGACGCAAGCGCGCCGGAGACGGTGGCCGGGGGCCGGTCATGA
- a CDS encoding DUF3040 domain-containing protein — MPLSEHEQRMLEQMERALYAEDPKFATALEGSGLRTYTRRRVYQAVAGFLVGIALLMAGMVAQQIWISVVGFLVMLGCAVLAVTGWRKAPKPGAQQSGAGSGGGAPARRQARQRRSMMNRIEDRWQRRRDEQQGH, encoded by the coding sequence GTGCCGCTCTCGGAGCACGAGCAGCGCATGCTCGAGCAAATGGAGCGAGCGCTGTACGCCGAAGATCCCAAGTTCGCGACAGCGCTTGAGGGAAGCGGGCTGCGTACGTATACCCGGCGACGGGTCTACCAAGCGGTCGCGGGCTTCCTGGTGGGTATCGCCCTGCTCATGGCCGGCATGGTCGCGCAGCAGATCTGGATCAGCGTGGTGGGATTCCTCGTCATGCTCGGCTGCGCAGTGCTGGCGGTCACGGGCTGGCGCAAGGCCCCCAAGCCAGGTGCGCAGCAGTCCGGCGCGGGTTCCGGAGGTGGTGCACCGGCGCGCCGACAGGCCAGGCAGCGGCGCTCGATGATGAACCGCATCGAGGACCGCTGGCAGCGGCGCAGGGACGAACAGCAGGGCCACTGA
- a CDS encoding MoxR family ATPase has protein sequence MGAQPTAGGDLITTAERVHRSVEGVIEGKPEVVRLALTVLLAEGHLLIEDVPGVGKTMLAKALARSIDCSVRRIQFTPDLLPSDITGVSIFDQQQRDFEFKPGAIFSQIVIGDEINRASPKTQSALLESMEERQVTMDGQTYELPTPFMVVATQNPVEMEGTYPLPEAQRDRFMARVSIGYPSPSAELQMLDVHGGASPLDDLQPVAHAHEIVKLIEAVRTVHVAETVRRYTVDLVAATRSHPELRLGASPRATLHLMRAAKASAALMGREYALPDDVQSLAVAVLAHRLLPTAQAQLNRRTAEQIVLEILRRVPVPDPSAQAWRTPGQQPPGVRGL, from the coding sequence GTGGGGGCACAGCCGACCGCAGGGGGAGATCTGATCACCACCGCGGAGCGTGTCCACCGGTCGGTGGAGGGCGTGATCGAGGGCAAGCCGGAGGTCGTACGGCTCGCGCTGACGGTGCTGCTGGCCGAGGGGCATCTGCTGATCGAGGATGTGCCCGGCGTCGGCAAGACCATGCTCGCCAAGGCACTCGCCCGCTCCATCGACTGCTCGGTGCGGCGCATCCAGTTCACGCCCGACCTGCTGCCCTCCGACATCACGGGCGTCAGCATCTTCGACCAGCAGCAGCGGGACTTCGAGTTCAAGCCCGGTGCGATCTTCTCCCAGATCGTGATCGGCGACGAGATCAACCGCGCCTCGCCCAAGACCCAGTCGGCGCTCCTGGAGTCCATGGAGGAGCGCCAGGTGACCATGGACGGGCAGACCTACGAGCTGCCCACCCCGTTCATGGTGGTCGCCACCCAGAACCCGGTCGAGATGGAGGGCACCTACCCCCTCCCCGAGGCACAGCGGGACCGCTTCATGGCGCGGGTGTCCATCGGCTACCCCAGCCCGTCGGCCGAGCTGCAGATGCTGGACGTGCACGGCGGTGCCTCACCGCTCGACGACCTCCAGCCGGTGGCACACGCCCACGAGATCGTGAAGCTGATCGAGGCGGTGCGTACGGTCCATGTCGCCGAAACGGTGCGCAGATACACCGTGGACCTGGTGGCGGCCACCCGCAGCCATCCCGAGCTGCGGCTCGGCGCCTCACCGCGGGCGACCCTCCACCTGATGCGCGCCGCCAAGGCCTCGGCCGCGCTCATGGGGCGGGAGTACGCCCTCCCGGACGACGTCCAGTCGCTGGCGGTGGCGGTGCTCGCGCACCGGCTGCTGCCCACCGCCCAGGCCCAGTTGAACCGCCGGACGGCCGAGCAGATCGTGCTGGAGATCCTGCGGCGCGTCCCGGTCCCCGACCCGTCCGCTCAGGCATGGCGGACACCCGGTCAGCAGCCGCCCGGCGTACGGGGGTTGTGA
- a CDS encoding transglutaminaseTgpA domain-containing protein, whose amino-acid sequence MSGRARLAVCAAVATLCAAGALLPLVDPITWVFEAAILLALMSGVGAAARRVPLAGPLTIGVQALAAVLLMTLLFVRDEAVLGLLPGPDALAEFGRLLQDGVSDVGRYAIPAPVTPGIRLLLVLGVLVIGLAVDALAVTYRSAAPAGLPLLALYSVAAGLSQGGAGWLLFLIAAAGYLLLLLAEGRDRLSQWGRVFGGPGAGAGRPGGGRGFAAGTDAPASAPVRTGRRIGAMALGLAVVVPAVLPSLGGGLLGTSGNGTGPGGGGTISAVNPLVSLQDSLNQPEDKEVLNYRTTASDTRDLYLRIVALDQFDGTTWKPSERTVTDVPEQLPRPPGLSSAVDLNRINTSISTAGWYAQNWLPLPYPASRVDISGRWRFEPQGRTLVGDRGQNTHGLQYQVESLQVRPTSGQLAAAPAPPADLLREYTKVPDSLPPVVRDTARRVTRGAPTTYAKAVKLQDWFALNGGFSYNTDVRAGSGSEAIARFLRQKEGFCVHFSFSMAAMARTLGIPARVAVGFTPGTKQPDGTTSVGLKDAHAWPELYFQGIGWTRFEPTPSRGSIPDYASPDTPGAADPGSPDPVPSRSAAPSEEPSADPSCGPGQQRSGPGSGSGPGSGSGCLTLPAESGSTRPPEDGSSLWAATGIALAALLVLLLPVVPLLWRLRTRSGRLADAGPDGDVGAGTLAAWRELQDTAWDFGILPDESLTPRRAAARIIRLGELPPEPAAAAQRVAAAVEQVLYAPQPQPVSGLAAEVQQVRAGLRDGATRGVRLRAQLAPRSAARLRWAWSARWTGWLVRCRSSRPVASVRRAAAAVRPGRQRA is encoded by the coding sequence ATGAGCGGCCGGGCGCGGCTGGCGGTGTGCGCGGCGGTGGCCACCCTGTGTGCCGCCGGTGCGCTGCTGCCGCTGGTGGATCCGATCACCTGGGTGTTCGAGGCAGCGATCCTGCTTGCCCTCATGAGCGGCGTGGGCGCGGCGGCCCGCCGGGTGCCCCTCGCCGGGCCGCTGACCATCGGCGTCCAGGCCCTGGCCGCCGTGCTGCTGATGACCCTGCTGTTCGTCAGGGACGAGGCGGTCCTCGGGCTGCTGCCCGGCCCGGACGCCCTCGCGGAATTCGGCCGGCTGCTGCAGGACGGCGTGAGCGACGTCGGCCGGTACGCCATTCCCGCCCCCGTCACCCCCGGCATCCGGTTGCTGCTCGTCCTGGGCGTGCTGGTGATCGGCCTGGCGGTGGACGCGCTGGCGGTCACCTACCGCAGCGCCGCGCCCGCCGGGCTGCCGCTGCTCGCGCTGTACTCCGTGGCGGCGGGACTGTCCCAGGGCGGCGCGGGCTGGCTGCTGTTCCTGATCGCGGCGGCCGGCTATCTGCTGCTTCTGCTGGCCGAGGGCCGCGACCGGCTCTCCCAGTGGGGCCGGGTGTTCGGCGGTCCGGGCGCCGGAGCGGGCCGGCCGGGCGGCGGACGGGGGTTCGCGGCCGGCACCGACGCGCCGGCGTCCGCCCCGGTCCGTACGGGCCGCAGGATCGGCGCGATGGCGCTCGGGCTCGCCGTGGTGGTGCCCGCCGTGCTGCCCTCCCTCGGCGGCGGGTTGCTGGGCACCTCCGGCAACGGCACGGGCCCCGGCGGCGGTGGCACGATCTCCGCGGTGAACCCACTGGTGTCGCTGCAGGACAGCCTCAACCAGCCCGAGGACAAAGAAGTCCTCAACTACCGCACGACCGCCTCCGACACCCGCGATCTGTATCTGCGGATCGTCGCCCTCGACCAGTTCGACGGCACGACCTGGAAGCCGTCCGAGCGCACGGTCACGGACGTCCCCGAGCAGCTTCCGCGACCGCCCGGCCTGAGCTCCGCGGTCGACCTCAACCGGATCAACACCTCCATCTCGACCGCCGGATGGTACGCCCAGAACTGGCTGCCGCTCCCCTATCCGGCGTCCAGGGTGGACATCTCCGGGCGCTGGCGCTTCGAGCCCCAGGGCCGCACCCTCGTCGGGGACCGCGGGCAGAACACCCACGGGCTGCAGTACCAGGTCGAGAGCCTGCAGGTGCGGCCCACCTCCGGGCAGCTGGCCGCCGCGCCGGCGCCGCCCGCCGACCTGCTGCGCGAGTACACCAAGGTCCCGGACTCGCTGCCGCCCGTCGTCCGCGACACCGCCCGCCGGGTCACCCGCGGCGCACCGACCACCTACGCCAAGGCCGTCAAGCTGCAGGACTGGTTCGCGCTCAACGGCGGCTTCAGCTACAACACGGACGTCCGGGCGGGCAGCGGTTCCGAGGCCATTGCGCGGTTCCTGCGGCAGAAGGAGGGCTTCTGCGTCCACTTCTCCTTCTCGATGGCGGCGATGGCGCGGACGCTGGGCATCCCGGCCCGGGTCGCGGTCGGTTTCACCCCGGGCACCAAGCAGCCCGACGGCACGACCTCGGTCGGCCTCAAGGACGCACACGCCTGGCCCGAGCTGTACTTCCAGGGCATCGGCTGGACCCGCTTCGAGCCGACCCCGAGCCGCGGCAGCATCCCTGACTACGCGTCCCCCGACACCCCGGGCGCGGCCGATCCCGGCAGCCCTGACCCGGTGCCCTCCCGGTCCGCGGCCCCCTCGGAGGAGCCGTCCGCCGACCCGTCGTGCGGCCCCGGCCAACAGCGGTCCGGCCCGGGCTCCGGTTCCGGCCCGGGATCCGGTTCAGGGTGCCTCACGCTGCCCGCTGAGAGCGGGAGCACCCGCCCGCCGGAGGACGGCTCGTCCCTCTGGGCGGCCACCGGTATCGCGCTGGCAGCCCTGCTGGTCCTGCTGCTGCCCGTGGTCCCGCTGCTGTGGCGGCTGCGGACGCGGTCCGGACGGCTGGCGGACGCCGGCCCGGACGGGGACGTCGGGGCGGGCACCCTCGCCGCCTGGCGGGAGCTGCAGGACACCGCCTGGGACTTCGGCATCCTGCCGGACGAGTCGCTGACTCCGCGCAGGGCGGCCGCGCGGATCATCCGTCTCGGAGAGCTGCCACCGGAGCCCGCCGCGGCCGCCCAGCGCGTTGCGGCGGCGGTGGAGCAGGTCCTGTACGCACCGCAACCGCAGCCGGTGTCCGGACTCGCCGCGGAGGTGCAACAGGTGCGGGCCGGGTTGCGGGACGGCGCGACCCGTGGTGTGCGGCTGCGCGCCCAGCTCGCCCCGCGTTCGGCGGCGCGGCTCCGTTGGGCCTGGTCAGCGCGCTGGACGGGGTGGCTGGTCCGGTGTCGCAGCAGTCGGCCGGTGGCCTCGGTACGGCGTGCGGCGGCCGCCGTCCGGCCGGGCCGGCAGCGGGCATGA